In one Fodinicola acaciae genomic region, the following are encoded:
- a CDS encoding cobalamin-independent methionine synthase II family protein has protein sequence MRFSTDRLRTTHTGSLPRPASLVADLDAADHGRPAADLDERIRAAVGEVVRRQVEAGIDIVGDGEASKISYSTYVKERLDGFSGTAEPGPPAPDFEDFPDYMRSRTTGGMPARPVCTGRIRYRGQQAVRADIANLRDALAETPADGAFMTAASPGVVAHFLPNRYYETDEAYLWALADAMKVEYDEIHAAGLDLQLDCPDLTAWHRFRDDLPAFHRRLATRLEVIGYATRDIPPDRLRLHLCWGNYEAPHTRDIPLAEILRPVLDARPAAISFEAANPRHAHEWTVFEDVELPEDKMILPGVLDSTTNYVEHPELVAQRLERYAALVGRERVAGSSDCGFATTATSARVHPTVVWAKLAALAEGARLASQRLWKG, from the coding sequence GTGAGGTTTTCGACGGATCGGCTGCGTACGACGCACACCGGCAGCCTGCCGCGGCCCGCGTCGCTGGTGGCGGATCTGGACGCGGCCGACCACGGCCGGCCAGCCGCCGACCTCGATGAACGCATCCGTGCCGCGGTCGGCGAGGTCGTACGCAGGCAAGTCGAGGCCGGCATCGACATCGTCGGCGACGGCGAGGCCAGCAAGATCAGCTACTCCACGTACGTGAAGGAGCGGCTCGACGGCTTCTCCGGCACCGCCGAGCCGGGTCCGCCAGCGCCGGACTTCGAGGACTTCCCGGACTACATGCGGTCCCGTACGACCGGCGGCATGCCGGCGCGACCGGTGTGCACGGGCCGCATCCGCTATCGCGGCCAGCAGGCCGTACGCGCCGACATCGCCAACCTCCGCGACGCGCTCGCCGAGACGCCGGCCGACGGCGCGTTCATGACCGCCGCGTCACCGGGTGTCGTCGCGCATTTCCTGCCCAACCGCTATTACGAGACCGACGAGGCTTATCTGTGGGCTCTGGCCGACGCGATGAAGGTGGAGTACGACGAGATCCACGCGGCTGGCCTGGACCTGCAGCTCGACTGTCCCGACCTGACCGCCTGGCACCGGTTTCGCGACGACCTGCCGGCCTTCCACCGGCGGCTGGCGACCCGGCTGGAGGTCATCGGCTATGCCACCCGGGACATTCCGCCGGACCGGCTGCGGCTGCACCTGTGCTGGGGCAACTACGAGGCGCCACACACGCGCGACATCCCGCTCGCCGAGATCCTGCGACCGGTGCTCGACGCGCGACCGGCGGCGATTTCCTTCGAGGCGGCCAATCCGCGGCACGCGCACGAGTGGACGGTCTTCGAGGATGTCGAACTGCCGGAGGACAAGATGATCCTGCCTGGCGTCCTGGACTCGACCACCAACTACGTCGAGCATCCGGAGCTGGTCGCGCAACGGCTCGAGCGGTACGCGGCGCTCGTCGGCCGGGAGCGGGTCGCCGGCAGCAGCGACTGCGGCTTCGCGACGACCGCCACGTCCGCGCGCGTACATCCGACCGTCGTGTGGGCCAAGCTCGCGGCACTGGCCGAGGGCGCGCGGCTCGCGTCACAGCGTCTCTGGAAGGGATAG
- a CDS encoding DUF6328 family protein, which translates to MTETRPTPENGYGRNETPAQRADRNFVELLQELRVAQTGIQILFAFLLTIPFQARFSALDAFQRGTYVVTLLLCAVATALLIAPVPYHRALFGKGRKAAVVTASNRLAGAGLAVMLAAISCGILLIMDVVLGRVVGIAAGLVAAGWFGLLWYVLPRRFSRRPD; encoded by the coding sequence GTGACTGAGACGCGTCCGACGCCGGAGAACGGCTATGGACGCAACGAGACGCCGGCGCAGCGCGCCGACCGCAACTTCGTCGAGCTGCTGCAGGAGCTGCGGGTCGCGCAGACCGGCATCCAGATTCTTTTCGCGTTCCTGCTGACGATTCCGTTCCAGGCGCGGTTCAGCGCACTCGACGCGTTCCAGCGCGGCACATACGTCGTGACACTGCTGCTGTGCGCTGTGGCCACCGCGCTGCTGATCGCGCCGGTGCCGTATCACCGCGCGCTATTCGGCAAAGGCCGCAAGGCGGCGGTCGTGACGGCCTCCAACCGGCTGGCCGGCGCCGGTCTCGCGGTCATGCTGGCGGCGATCAGCTGCGGCATCCTGCTGATCATGGATGTCGTGCTGGGGAGGGTTGTCGGGATTGCCGCGGGGTTGGTAGCCGCCGGGTGGTTCGGGCTGCTCTGGTACGTTCTTCCGCGGCGGTTCTCCCGTCGGCCTGACTGA
- a CDS encoding glycosyltransferase family 2 protein — protein MKIASTPVETTDLTVVIATRNRRAELLRTLSRLVGRVAVIVIDNGSRDGTVAAVAETYPSVRLVALPKNRGSAARNIGVEFATTPYVAFSDDDSWWEPGALARAARVLDGHPELGLIASREAGAPASPRGSTPCVPITDFLACTTVVRRDAFLAVGGFSPVLFLAAEEMLLSYDLAAAGYSLSYVDSLAVRRAPVRRTPGAVRRRLELRNQLLISWMRRPLGRAFADLLRLGRSAVVSTDALVAFGSALVRLPWAVANRRPLPRQVETEILRLEAEAATA, from the coding sequence GTGAAGATTGCCTCCACGCCGGTCGAGACGACCGACCTGACCGTCGTGATCGCCACGCGCAACCGTCGCGCCGAGCTGCTGCGTACGCTGTCGCGGCTGGTCGGACGGGTCGCGGTGATCGTCATCGACAACGGCTCGCGGGACGGCACGGTCGCGGCGGTCGCCGAGACGTATCCGTCCGTACGGCTGGTCGCGCTGCCGAAAAACCGCGGCTCGGCCGCGCGCAACATCGGTGTCGAGTTCGCGACCACGCCGTATGTGGCGTTCAGCGACGACGACTCGTGGTGGGAACCCGGCGCGCTGGCCCGCGCGGCACGCGTCCTGGACGGTCATCCCGAGCTTGGCCTGATCGCCAGCCGCGAGGCCGGCGCGCCAGCCTCGCCGCGCGGCAGCACGCCGTGCGTGCCGATCACCGATTTCCTGGCCTGCACGACGGTCGTACGCCGTGACGCATTCCTGGCTGTCGGCGGTTTCTCGCCGGTGTTGTTCCTCGCCGCCGAGGAAATGCTGCTGTCGTACGACCTCGCCGCCGCCGGCTATTCGTTGTCCTATGTGGACAGCCTGGCGGTGCGGCGCGCGCCGGTGCGGCGTACGCCCGGCGCCGTACGCCGCCGGCTGGAGCTGCGCAACCAACTGCTGATCAGCTGGATGCGCCGGCCGCTCGGCCGCGCGTTCGCCGACCTGCTGCGGCTCGGCCGCTCCGCCGTCGTGTCGACCGACGCCCTGGTCGCCTTCGGCTCGGCACTGGTGCGGCTGCCGTGGGCGGTCGCCAACCGGCGGCCGCTGCCGCGCCAGGTCGAGACGGAGATCCTCCGGTTGGAGGCGGAGGCGGCGACCGCATAG
- a CDS encoding nuclear transport factor 2 family protein: MDGPIRTPLARGFVASIRKLEQDRDLSAMHGLFSDDAALTRLGRTDKDLDAFWSAYLADCPDANTTFVDAVEDEHGAALEFHSEAAGRTYTGVSLLGFAGDRIVSLRTYYDTPPGQEDDR, from the coding sequence GTGGACGGACCGATCAGGACACCGCTGGCACGTGGTTTCGTCGCGTCCATCAGAAAACTCGAACAGGACCGGGACCTCAGCGCGATGCACGGCCTGTTTTCCGACGATGCCGCGCTGACCCGGCTCGGCCGCACCGACAAGGACCTCGACGCGTTCTGGTCGGCGTATCTGGCCGACTGCCCGGACGCCAACACCACCTTCGTCGACGCGGTCGAAGACGAGCACGGCGCCGCGCTGGAGTTTCACAGCGAGGCCGCCGGCCGCACGTACACCGGCGTCAGCCTGCTCGGCTTCGCCGGCGACCGGATCGTCAGCCTGCGCACCTATTACGACACTCCGCCTGGTCAGGAGGATGACCGATGA
- a CDS encoding HAMP domain-containing protein encodes MTDIDTGPKTAARRLPVDAPEPALNDLRLQQLLAGLTAVRDGDFRTRLPLVGDELTDEIAAVFNGMVDQLDLFTSEVTRVSREVGTDGQLGGQADVPGVSGTWKDLTDSVNAMAGSLTGQVRDIAQVATAVARGDLSQKITVDARGEILELKNTLNTMVDQLSVFADEVTRVSREVGTEGQLGGQAQVPGVGGTWRALTDSVNLMALNLTDQVRSISQVATAVVQGDLSRKITVDSRGEILELKNAINTMVDQLSAFADEVTRVAREVGTDGRLGGQAQVPGVGGTWRALTDSVNVMAANLTDQVRSIAQVTNAIAKGDLSQKMRVDARGEVLELKETMNTMVDQLSAFADEVSRVAREVGTDGILGGQARVPNVSGAWKDLTENVNVMASRLTTQVRSIAQVATSVERGDLSKKIVVDAKGEVAALAQTINAMVDTLGAFADEVTRVAREVGTEGMLGGQARVPNVAGTWKDLTENVNSMADNLTRQVRNIADVTTAVAQGDLTRKIDVDARGEILELKTTVNTMIDTLSAFATEVTRVAREVGSEGRLGGQAEVEGASGTWKRVTENVNELADSLTRQVRSIAEVTSAVATGDLTRTISVEAQGELAELKDNINQMVQSLRDTTRANVEQDWLKTNLAHINGLMQGQRDLRTVAGLILDDLVPLVGAQYGTFFLAIADEERTQLELIGSYGHDDTARLSRVDLGQSLVGQAARTGKPILVDKTPPDYLKISSSLGEAAPATLIVLPIVFEGRTLGVVELAAFDPFTQVHRDFLQQLTETIGVTVNTIIAASRTDDLLDESQRLAAELRAQQEELQHSNAELADRAALMARQNHDIEIKNIEIEHARREIEERAQQLALASKYKSEFLANMSHELRTPLNSLLILARLLSQNPNGNLTPKQVEYATVIHSAGSDLLQLINDILDLSKVEAGKMAVHAEAFPMQDLLEYVQTTFRPLTLEKGLEFAITAEPGVPARLVTDDQRLRQVLRNLLSNAVKFTESGRVELRVRRADAAELPAAAERPHVVFSVIDTGVGIAEENLVSIFDAFQQADGTTSRRYGGTGLGLNISRQIAGLLGGEIRAESELGKGSTFSLYLPVEVGWAQPAGVTGVEYLGSILDVQDALRRPMVLVLEEDDNRLLSVLAHSAVTNARRDADATVTTLNESQAAIEALRSGSYSCVVLNLDPPAATALDFLDKLGPDLDGLTLFGYAGGGAEEVLDDRPESVEVFGSLDQLRQRIAGLVTDAAESTTMSTTVDTEVVPAAGHDRLRGRTVLVVDDDTRNVFAITGILELHGMRVLHAPDGRKGVEAVLANGDIDLVLMDVMMPEMDGNAATTAIREIPKYAELPIIAVTAKAMAGDQAKSLASGASDYVTKPVEAEDLLARMERLLFEE; translated from the coding sequence GTGACAGACATCGACACGGGACCCAAGACCGCGGCCCGGCGGCTGCCGGTGGACGCGCCGGAGCCCGCGCTCAACGACCTGCGCCTGCAGCAGTTGCTGGCCGGCCTGACAGCGGTACGCGACGGCGACTTCCGTACCCGGCTGCCGCTGGTCGGCGACGAGCTGACCGACGAGATCGCGGCGGTCTTCAACGGCATGGTCGACCAGCTCGACCTGTTCACCTCCGAGGTGACCCGGGTGTCGCGCGAGGTCGGCACGGACGGCCAGCTCGGTGGCCAGGCCGACGTACCTGGCGTGTCCGGCACCTGGAAGGACCTGACCGACTCGGTGAACGCGATGGCCGGCAGCCTGACCGGCCAGGTGCGCGACATCGCGCAGGTGGCCACCGCGGTGGCCCGCGGCGACCTGTCGCAGAAGATCACCGTCGACGCGCGCGGCGAGATCCTTGAGCTGAAGAACACCCTGAACACGATGGTCGACCAGCTGTCGGTCTTCGCCGACGAGGTGACCCGTGTCTCCCGCGAGGTCGGTACGGAAGGCCAGCTCGGCGGCCAGGCGCAGGTGCCCGGCGTCGGTGGTACGTGGCGTGCGCTGACCGACTCGGTGAACCTGATGGCGCTCAACCTGACCGACCAGGTGCGGTCGATCTCACAGGTGGCCACCGCGGTCGTCCAGGGCGACCTGTCGCGGAAGATCACCGTCGACTCGCGCGGTGAGATCCTGGAGCTGAAGAACGCCATCAACACCATGGTGGACCAGCTGTCCGCCTTCGCCGACGAGGTCACGCGTGTCGCGCGCGAGGTCGGTACGGACGGCCGGCTCGGCGGCCAGGCGCAGGTGCCCGGCGTCGGTGGTACGTGGCGTGCGCTGACCGACTCGGTGAACGTCATGGCGGCCAACCTGACCGACCAGGTGCGGTCGATCGCGCAGGTCACCAACGCGATCGCGAAAGGCGACCTGTCGCAGAAGATGCGGGTCGACGCGCGCGGCGAGGTGCTGGAGCTCAAGGAGACCATGAACACGATGGTCGACCAGCTCTCCGCTTTCGCCGACGAGGTGAGCCGAGTCGCGCGTGAGGTGGGTACGGACGGCATCCTCGGTGGCCAGGCGCGCGTACCGAACGTCTCGGGCGCCTGGAAAGACCTGACCGAGAACGTGAACGTCATGGCGTCCAGGCTCACCACGCAGGTGCGGTCGATCGCGCAGGTGGCCACGTCGGTGGAGCGCGGCGACCTGTCCAAGAAGATCGTCGTGGACGCGAAGGGCGAGGTCGCCGCGCTGGCACAGACGATCAACGCGATGGTCGACACACTTGGCGCATTCGCCGACGAGGTGACGCGAGTCGCTCGCGAGGTCGGCACGGAAGGCATGCTCGGCGGCCAGGCGCGCGTACCGAACGTCGCCGGCACCTGGAAGGACCTCACCGAAAACGTCAACTCGATGGCCGACAACCTGACCCGTCAGGTGCGAAACATCGCCGATGTGACCACCGCGGTCGCACAGGGCGACCTGACCAGGAAGATCGACGTCGACGCGCGCGGCGAGATCCTGGAGCTGAAGACCACGGTCAACACCATGATCGACACGCTGAGCGCGTTCGCCACCGAGGTCACCCGAGTCGCCCGCGAGGTCGGCAGCGAAGGCCGGCTCGGCGGCCAGGCGGAGGTGGAAGGCGCCTCGGGCACCTGGAAGCGCGTCACCGAAAACGTCAACGAGCTGGCCGACAGCCTCACCAGGCAGGTGCGCTCGATCGCCGAGGTGACCAGCGCTGTCGCGACCGGTGACCTGACCAGGACGATCTCGGTCGAGGCGCAGGGCGAGCTGGCCGAGCTCAAGGACAACATCAACCAGATGGTGCAGTCGCTGCGCGACACCACCAGGGCCAACGTCGAGCAGGACTGGCTGAAGACCAACCTGGCGCACATCAACGGCCTCATGCAGGGCCAGCGCGACCTGCGTACGGTCGCCGGCCTGATCCTGGACGACCTGGTGCCGCTGGTCGGCGCGCAGTACGGCACGTTCTTCCTGGCCATCGCCGACGAGGAGCGTACGCAGCTGGAGCTGATCGGCAGCTACGGCCACGACGACACCGCTCGGCTGTCGCGGGTCGACCTCGGCCAGTCGCTGGTCGGCCAGGCGGCGCGGACCGGCAAGCCGATCCTGGTCGACAAGACGCCGCCGGACTACCTCAAGATCTCCTCCAGCCTGGGGGAGGCGGCGCCGGCGACGCTGATCGTGCTGCCGATCGTGTTCGAAGGCCGGACGCTCGGTGTCGTCGAGCTGGCCGCCTTCGACCCGTTCACCCAGGTGCACCGCGACTTCCTGCAGCAGCTCACCGAGACGATCGGCGTCACGGTCAACACGATCATCGCCGCGTCGCGTACGGACGACCTGCTGGACGAGTCGCAGCGGCTCGCAGCCGAGTTGCGCGCACAGCAGGAGGAGCTGCAGCACTCCAACGCCGAGCTGGCCGACCGCGCGGCGCTGATGGCCAGGCAGAACCACGACATCGAGATCAAGAACATCGAGATCGAGCACGCGCGGCGCGAGATCGAGGAGCGCGCGCAGCAGCTGGCGCTGGCCTCCAAGTACAAGTCGGAGTTCCTGGCGAACATGTCGCACGAGCTGCGTACGCCGCTCAACAGCCTGCTGATCCTCGCGCGGCTGCTGTCGCAGAACCCCAACGGCAACCTCACGCCGAAGCAGGTCGAGTACGCGACCGTGATCCATTCGGCCGGCTCCGACCTGCTGCAGCTGATCAACGACATCCTGGACCTGTCCAAGGTGGAGGCCGGCAAGATGGCCGTTCACGCCGAGGCCTTCCCGATGCAGGACCTGCTGGAATACGTGCAGACGACGTTCCGGCCGCTCACCCTGGAGAAGGGCCTGGAGTTCGCGATCACCGCGGAGCCCGGTGTGCCGGCGCGGCTGGTGACCGACGACCAGCGGCTGCGGCAGGTGCTGCGCAACCTGCTGTCCAACGCGGTGAAGTTCACCGAGAGCGGCCGCGTCGAGCTGCGCGTACGCCGCGCCGATGCGGCCGAGCTGCCGGCCGCGGCCGAGCGCCCGCACGTGGTGTTCTCGGTGATCGACACCGGTGTCGGCATCGCCGAGGAGAACCTGGTGTCGATCTTCGACGCCTTCCAGCAGGCCGACGGCACGACCAGCCGCCGCTATGGCGGCACCGGCCTGGGGCTCAACATCAGCCGGCAGATCGCCGGCCTGCTCGGCGGCGAGATCCGCGCGGAAAGCGAGCTGGGGAAGGGAAGCACGTTCAGCCTGTACCTGCCGGTGGAGGTCGGCTGGGCTCAGCCGGCCGGCGTGACCGGGGTGGAGTATCTCGGCTCGATCCTGGACGTGCAGGACGCGCTACGCCGGCCGATGGTGCTGGTGCTGGAGGAGGACGACAACCGGCTGCTGTCGGTGCTGGCGCACAGTGCGGTGACCAACGCGCGCCGCGACGCCGACGCGACGGTCACGACGCTCAACGAGAGTCAGGCGGCCATCGAGGCGCTGCGCTCCGGCTCGTACTCGTGTGTCGTCCTCAACCTCGACCCGCCGGCCGCGACCGCGCTGGACTTCCTGGACAAGTTGGGACCGGATCTGGACGGCCTGACGCTGTTCGGCTATGCCGGAGGTGGCGCGGAGGAGGTGCTGGACGACCGGCCGGAGTCGGTGGAGGTCTTCGGCTCGCTCGACCAGCTCCGCCAGCGCATCGCCGGCCTGGTCACCGACGCGGCTGAGTCCACGACGATGTCCACGACGGTCGACACCGAGGTCGTGCCAGCCGCAGGACATGACCGGTTGCGCGGCCGTACGGTGCTCGTCGTCGACGACGACACCCGGAACGTCTTCGCCATCACCGGCATCCTGGAGCTGCACGGCATGCGCGTGCTGCACGCGCCGGACGGCCGAAAAGGCGTCGAGGCGGTGCTGGCCAACGGCGACATCGACCTCGTCCTGATGGACGTGATGATGCCGGAGATGGACGGCAACGCGGCGACCACCGCGATCCGCGAGATCCCCAAATACGCCGAGCTGCCGATCATCGCGGTGACCGCCAAGGCGATGGCCGGCGACCAGGCCAAGAGCCTCGCCTCCGGCGCCAGCGACTACGTGACCAAGCCGGTGGAGGCGGAGGATCTGTTGGCGCGGATGGAAAGGCTGCTCTTCGAGGAGTGA
- a CDS encoding hemerythrin domain-containing protein has translation MTCEHTNHHIAEVVTEDHRGIRELITALEVADCEPTRRRRLMDDLIGELSRHLAAEEQVLYPAVQRKLSAEEAETGMAEHTGITYVLKCLERMPAMEPRFDVLLTELSGRVRANFRVEEDMLATLTDACTHEEIADLGRRFRTARQTGPTRPHPAAPHTPPANWVVDPALAAVDHLRDAVRIREV, from the coding sequence ATGACCTGCGAACACACCAACCACCACATCGCCGAGGTGGTGACCGAGGACCACCGCGGCATCCGCGAGCTGATCACCGCGCTGGAGGTGGCCGACTGCGAGCCGACCCGCCGCCGGCGGCTGATGGACGACCTGATCGGCGAGCTGTCCCGTCATCTCGCCGCCGAGGAGCAGGTGCTCTATCCGGCGGTCCAGCGCAAGCTGTCCGCGGAGGAGGCAGAGACCGGCATGGCCGAGCACACCGGCATCACGTACGTCCTCAAGTGCCTGGAGCGGATGCCGGCCATGGAGCCGCGTTTCGACGTGCTGCTGACCGAGCTGAGCGGCCGCGTACGCGCCAACTTCCGCGTCGAGGAGGACATGCTGGCGACGCTGACCGACGCCTGCACGCACGAAGAGATCGCCGACCTCGGCCGCCGCTTCCGCACGGCCCGCCAGACCGGTCCGACGCGCCCACATCCGGCCGCGCCACACACGCCGCCGGCCAACTGGGTCGTCGACCCGGCGCTGGCCGCCGTCGATCACCTGCGCGACGCCGTACGTATCAGGGAGGTCTGA
- a CDS encoding MFS transporter: protein MTVLMSPARTAYRWRWLALGALLTAEAMNLLDSTIVQVAGPTIHAELGGAVSDIQWFGTAYTLPFAVLLITGGRLGDLVGRRRVFRIGVGAFALASVACALAPSVGLLIAFRVLQGAAAAMIIPQTIGLIKAMFQGPEMSRALGTIGPVMGLAAVCGPVLGGVLTHADLFGSSWRSVFLVNVPLSLAVLAIAPVLVEDRAPKPPRLDLVGTALAMIGTVLIVYPLVGTEMSALGWTSVVAGLAVLVGFAFHQRGKRDALVEVSLFARRVFPAAMTTLGMFFVVTTGLSLVVVVELELGLRADVLTAGLSLLPWSVAMGIASWIAGAYLVPRFGKRVMFAGLSVLLLGILGAIGAYATASPTAYPTPLLFALAMVGVGVGLFTPAFFTSALHAVGPQEVGSAAGLLNAVQQLGATIGVAILGSAYVANAHAGALHAVRIAFWLAAALLVATAGTAALMREPAHPK, encoded by the coding sequence ATGACGGTGTTGATGTCGCCGGCGCGGACGGCGTACCGGTGGCGGTGGCTGGCGCTGGGCGCGCTGCTGACCGCCGAGGCGATGAACCTGCTCGACTCGACGATCGTGCAGGTCGCCGGGCCGACGATCCACGCTGAGCTGGGCGGCGCGGTGTCGGACATCCAGTGGTTCGGTACGGCGTACACGCTGCCGTTCGCGGTGCTGCTGATCACCGGCGGCCGGTTGGGGGACCTGGTCGGCCGGCGGCGCGTCTTCCGGATCGGCGTCGGCGCGTTCGCGCTCGCGTCGGTGGCGTGCGCGCTGGCGCCGTCGGTCGGTCTGCTGATCGCGTTTCGCGTGCTGCAGGGCGCCGCGGCGGCGATGATCATCCCGCAGACGATCGGCCTGATCAAGGCGATGTTCCAGGGGCCGGAGATGTCGCGTGCGCTCGGCACGATCGGCCCGGTGATGGGGTTGGCCGCGGTCTGCGGTCCGGTGCTCGGTGGTGTGCTGACACACGCGGATCTCTTCGGCTCGTCGTGGCGGTCGGTGTTCCTGGTCAACGTGCCACTTTCGTTGGCAGTGCTGGCGATCGCGCCGGTGCTGGTCGAGGATCGCGCGCCGAAACCGCCGCGGCTCGACCTGGTCGGCACGGCGCTGGCCATGATCGGCACGGTGCTGATCGTCTATCCGCTGGTGGGCACCGAAATGTCGGCGCTCGGCTGGACATCGGTCGTCGCCGGCCTCGCCGTACTCGTCGGATTTGCCTTTCACCAGCGCGGAAAACGTGACGCACTGGTGGAGGTGAGCCTGTTCGCGCGCCGTGTGTTCCCGGCGGCAATGACCACCCTGGGAATGTTTTTCGTTGTCACCACAGGGTTGTCGCTGGTGGTCGTGGTGGAGCTGGAGCTCGGACTACGCGCCGACGTGCTGACCGCCGGACTCAGCCTGCTGCCGTGGTCGGTGGCGATGGGGATCGCCTCCTGGATCGCCGGAGCGTATTTGGTCCCAAGGTTTGGGAAACGCGTGATGTTCGCCGGCCTTTCCGTGCTGTTGCTCGGCATCCTCGGCGCCATCGGCGCGTACGCGACCGCCAGTCCGACCGCCTATCCGACGCCTTTGTTGTTCGCGCTCGCGATGGTCGGTGTCGGCGTAGGCTTGTTCACACCGGCGTTCTTCACCTCCGCGCTGCACGCGGTCGGTCCGCAGGAGGTCGGCTCCGCGGCCGGGCTGCTCAACGCCGTCCAGCAACTCGGCGCGACCATCGGCGTCGCGATCCTCGGCAGCGCCTACGTCGCCAACGCGCACGCCGGAGCCTTGCACGCCGTACGGATCGCGTTTTGGCTGGCTGCGGCGCTGCTGGTGGCGACGGCCGGCACGGCTGCGCTGATGCGAGAGCCAGCTCACCCAAAGTAG
- a CDS encoding LacI family DNA-binding transcriptional regulator has product MDRAPTIRDVASLAKVHAATASRALNPRTRDKVSPRTVQRVVEAARTLGYAPNSAARSLRTRTSSVAGVIIPDLRNPMFPPIVRGIEDGLAEAGYMALLGNTDDDADRERELVATMRGRQTDGFILATSHRGGIPLDGTVPVVLVNRRTDVGDTPSVTADGPAGVYALVRLLHELGHRRIGHLAGPRDVSTGWDRYRAFQDAMASYDLTGPVEFCDFFTEESGRLATARLLDATPDLTAIVASNDLIALGCYDVMNQRGLRCPEDISVTGFNEMPFVDKQRPSLTTVRIPLYDLGLESARLLLDRIANPSGPAKSVVLPTQVIQRESVARPSRR; this is encoded by the coding sequence ATGGACAGAGCCCCGACGATCCGCGACGTCGCCAGCCTGGCGAAGGTACACGCGGCCACCGCGAGCCGTGCGCTTAATCCGCGTACGCGCGACAAGGTGAGTCCGCGGACCGTGCAACGGGTCGTCGAGGCCGCGCGGACGCTCGGCTACGCGCCGAACTCGGCCGCGCGCAGCCTGCGTACGCGCACGTCGTCGGTGGCCGGCGTGATCATCCCGGACCTGCGCAACCCGATGTTTCCGCCGATCGTGCGGGGGATCGAGGACGGCCTGGCCGAGGCCGGCTACATGGCGCTGCTCGGCAACACCGACGACGATGCCGACCGCGAGCGTGAGCTGGTGGCGACGATGCGCGGCCGGCAGACCGACGGCTTCATCCTGGCCACCAGTCACCGCGGCGGCATCCCGCTGGACGGCACGGTGCCGGTCGTGTTGGTCAACCGGCGCACGGACGTCGGCGACACGCCGTCAGTGACCGCCGACGGACCGGCCGGGGTGTACGCGCTCGTTCGGCTGCTGCACGAGCTCGGACACCGGCGGATCGGCCACCTGGCCGGGCCGCGTGACGTGTCGACCGGCTGGGACCGCTATCGCGCGTTCCAGGACGCGATGGCCTCGTACGACCTGACCGGCCCGGTGGAGTTCTGCGACTTCTTCACCGAGGAGTCCGGCCGGCTGGCCACCGCGCGGCTGCTCGACGCGACACCTGACCTGACCGCGATCGTGGCGAGCAACGACCTGATCGCGCTCGGCTGCTATGACGTGATGAACCAGCGCGGCCTGCGCTGTCCGGAGGACATCTCGGTGACCGGCTTCAACGAGATGCCGTTTGTCGACAAGCAACGGCCGTCGCTGACGACCGTACGCATTCCACTTTATGACCTGGGTCTGGAGTCGGCGCGGCTGCTCCTCGACCGGATCGCGAATCCGTCTGGCCCGGCGAAAAGTGTGGTGCTGCCGACGCAGGTGATCCAGCGGGAGTCGGTGGCCAGGCCATCGCGGCGCTGA